A DNA window from Bacteroides cellulosilyticus contains the following coding sequences:
- a CDS encoding DUF4842 domain-containing protein, whose translation MVAAPNWEWPKERQNITERYPKFTEWVSNQSKDDWHNAL comes from the coding sequence ATTGTAGCAGCTCCCAATTGGGAATGGCCTAAAGAACGACAAAATATCACAGAAAGATATCCTAAATTTACCGAATGGGTAAGCAATCAGTCCAAAGACGATTGGCACAATGCGCTGTGA
- a CDS encoding GumC family protein: MDILLFISQFLYRIRYWLLWGTLFVTGLVIYFTQFLPYSYTVKSSLYAGITSSTSLDGASVNFSVVAATFDNLVNIAKSRGTLEKVSLRLLASAYTHGEEWKDNQYIQAKHYRQLLQMTPKEVLNLVDRKDENKTLANLTAYKKDTHSNFIYSVFNRPIAFYSMSALDRVELKRVGNSDILDISYTSADPGLTQQTVAFLIEELIKAYEILRFKSTNDVIAYFEEQVRLAKIKLNEEEDNLMHYNVQERIINYDEETKALAATRYQVDDRMEAAKRLYEGAVALRKMLDDKMDVRAQIIRNNTNLLQELNKVSNLNQSIMEKEIFISDQSKSKSEELQKERAELKRAEDRISNISDNLNEFAFTKEGVGIENMVNEWLIALVNEAKAEAEMKVLESRQQDIFDQYSHMSPVGTQVNRKERSISIAEDNYRTQLSGLASANLRLKNIEMSTSNLQTVAPPAYPLTDNGRNRMMYILAAFFGSMIFIILYFLLIEILDHTLRDPYRSKRLSGLPVIAAFNGISNLKYRGFLKACNRLAAAYCCNRLNKYMKVGEPTVINLLSINSREGKSFLAKYFSRHWESEGLRVRMVTYDYDFESGSKQYVQAQQLSDFWTPNEAEQTPDIILVEYPPIKDNSVPLSVLQKADVNLLVANACRLWRESDSTTLAPFKEALIDTPFMLYLNNADRDVVESFTGELPPKMPVHSFFSRLAQLGLTSQKNEVK, translated from the coding sequence ATGGATATTCTACTGTTTATATCGCAATTTCTTTACCGTATCCGATATTGGCTATTATGGGGGACCCTTTTCGTTACAGGTTTAGTAATTTATTTCACCCAATTTTTACCATATAGTTATACGGTCAAAAGTAGCTTATATGCGGGTATAACGAGCTCTACATCATTGGACGGAGCTTCAGTAAACTTTTCCGTAGTTGCAGCCACATTTGACAACCTTGTCAATATTGCTAAATCTCGTGGAACACTAGAAAAGGTTTCTTTACGCCTTTTGGCTAGTGCTTATACCCATGGCGAGGAATGGAAAGATAATCAGTACATCCAGGCCAAGCATTATCGTCAGCTATTGCAAATGACTCCTAAAGAAGTTTTGAATTTAGTAGATAGAAAAGATGAGAATAAGACCTTAGCTAATTTAACAGCTTATAAGAAAGATACACATAGTAACTTTATCTATTCTGTTTTCAATCGTCCAATAGCTTTTTACAGCATGTCAGCGTTAGATCGCGTAGAACTTAAACGTGTAGGAAATAGTGACATCTTGGATATTTCTTATACCTCTGCCGATCCCGGTCTTACTCAGCAAACAGTGGCTTTTTTAATTGAAGAGTTGATAAAAGCTTATGAAATTCTCCGATTCAAATCTACAAATGATGTGATTGCTTATTTTGAGGAACAAGTGCGATTGGCAAAAATAAAACTGAATGAAGAGGAAGATAATCTGATGCATTATAATGTACAAGAACGGATTATCAATTATGATGAAGAAACAAAAGCCTTAGCCGCTACCCGCTATCAAGTAGACGATCGCATGGAAGCAGCCAAACGCTTATACGAAGGCGCTGTAGCTCTGCGAAAAATGTTGGATGATAAAATGGATGTACGTGCCCAGATCATTCGTAACAATACGAATTTATTACAAGAGTTGAATAAGGTCAGCAATTTGAATCAGAGCATCATGGAAAAAGAAATCTTCATTTCAGACCAAAGTAAGTCTAAAAGCGAAGAATTGCAAAAAGAGAGAGCAGAGCTGAAGCGAGCAGAAGATCGAATCAGTAATATTTCAGATAATCTGAATGAATTTGCTTTCACCAAAGAAGGTGTAGGCATTGAAAACATGGTCAATGAATGGCTTATAGCATTAGTCAATGAAGCCAAAGCTGAAGCCGAAATGAAAGTGTTGGAATCACGGCAACAGGATATATTTGACCAGTACAGTCACATGTCTCCCGTCGGAACTCAAGTCAACCGTAAAGAGCGCTCTATCAGCATTGCTGAAGACAACTACCGCACTCAGCTAAGTGGTCTTGCCAGTGCCAATTTGCGTTTGAAGAATATCGAGATGAGCACAAGCAATCTTCAAACGGTAGCTCCTCCCGCCTATCCTTTAACAGACAATGGACGTAACCGTATGATGTACATTCTTGCCGCCTTCTTTGGTAGCATGATCTTCATCATTCTATATTTCTTACTAATAGAAATATTGGATCATACTCTACGCGATCCTTATCGCAGTAAGCGGCTCAGTGGTCTGCCTGTTATTGCTGCTTTCAATGGCATCAGCAACCTAAAATATCGCGGTTTCCTGAAAGCATGTAATCGACTGGCGGCAGCCTATTGTTGTAATCGTTTAAACAAATATATGAAGGTAGGTGAACCGACAGTCATTAACCTGCTAAGTATCAATTCACGCGAAGGAAAGTCTTTTCTCGCCAAGTACTTTAGCCGCCACTGGGAATCAGAAGGACTCCGTGTGCGTATGGTTACCTATGACTATGACTTTGAAAGCGGTTCCAAACAATATGTACAGGCACAACAATTAAGCGATTTCTGGACCCCTAATGAAGCAGAGCAGACACCTGACATTATACTCGTAGAATACCCACCGATAAAGGATAACAGCGTTCCTTTATCAGTACTTCAAAAAGCAGATGTTAATTTATTGGTAGCCAACGCTTGCAGATTATGGCGAGAAAGCGATAGCACGACATTGGCCCCTTTCAAAGAAGCACTGATAGATACTCCTTTCATGCTTTATCTAAACAACGCCGACCGCGATGTGGTAGAATCGTTCACAGGCGAATTACCACCTAAAATGCCGGTTCACTCGTTCTTCAGTCGTTTGGCACAATTAGGTTTGACGTCTCAAAAGAATGAAGTCAAATAA
- a CDS encoding sugar transferase — translation MLYYIYIGNNRIIIDHLSKVTGGMFVAVSSSQKAAKVIDGIRERYNISILYEQTDTREADCIELSYLRKRYPRVYITLITDELKPESRKAYLRAGVNNTLPPHAEEESIQRMNVYLKARKDSKLKEFSETHRKVLNTFRLPLWKRTFDILFAGVAVIVLSPVLIGTAIAIRLESKGKVIYKSQRVGSNYQIFNFLKFRSMYTNADKRLKELNALNQYQIEEVESSDDGPEIRFDDLSGTPDEEENLLISDDFVISEEDFVKKKEKAQNNTFIKLENDPRVTRVGRVIRKYSIDELPQLFNILKGDMSIVGNRPLPLYEAELLTSDAYIDRFMAPAGLTGLWQVEKRGDAGKMSAEERKQLDIKYARDFSFWLDMKIIFKTLTAFVQKENV, via the coding sequence ATGTTATACTACATCTATATTGGAAATAACCGGATTATCATCGACCACTTGAGCAAAGTTACAGGTGGTATGTTTGTTGCGGTTTCCTCTTCACAGAAAGCGGCGAAGGTCATTGACGGCATCCGTGAACGGTATAATATATCTATTCTTTACGAACAAACAGATACCCGTGAGGCAGATTGTATTGAGCTCTCCTATCTGCGTAAGCGTTACCCCCGGGTTTACATCACTCTTATTACCGATGAACTGAAGCCCGAAAGCAGAAAAGCTTACCTACGAGCAGGAGTCAACAACACTCTGCCACCGCATGCCGAAGAAGAGAGCATTCAGCGTATGAATGTTTACCTCAAGGCACGCAAGGATAGCAAACTGAAAGAATTCAGCGAGACACACCGTAAGGTATTGAACACTTTCCGTCTTCCTTTGTGGAAGCGTACATTTGATATACTCTTCGCTGGCGTTGCCGTTATCGTTCTTTCGCCTGTATTAATCGGAACTGCCATTGCCATTCGCTTAGAGAGTAAAGGCAAAGTGATTTACAAATCACAACGTGTAGGATCAAATTACCAGATATTCAACTTCTTGAAGTTTCGTTCCATGTACACGAACGCGGATAAACGGCTCAAGGAATTAAATGCCCTCAATCAGTACCAGATTGAAGAAGTGGAGAGTTCTGATGACGGTCCGGAAATTCGTTTCGACGATCTTTCTGGAACACCTGATGAGGAGGAGAATCTGTTAATCTCAGATGACTTCGTGATTTCAGAAGAGGATTTCGTGAAAAAGAAAGAAAAAGCCCAGAACAATACATTCATCAAACTGGAAAATGATCCGCGTGTAACACGCGTAGGGCGTGTTATCCGTAAATACAGTATTGATGAATTGCCGCAGCTATTCAACATCCTGAAAGGCGATATGAGTATTGTAGGGAACCGCCCTCTCCCACTCTATGAGGCCGAACTGCTGACAAGTGACGCTTATATAGACCGCTTCATGGCTCCGGCCGGACTGACGGGGCTGTGGCAGGTGGAGAAACGGGGCGACGCCGGTAAAATGTCTGCCGAAGAAAGAAAGCAACTGGATATAAAGTATGCAAGGGATTTCTCGTTTTGGCTGGATATGAAGATTATTTTTAAGACGTTGACGGCGTTTGTACAAAAGGAGAATGTATAA
- a CDS encoding LruC domain-containing protein, with product MKTRNRYLVITALAAPLLLTACADNDVYDPNKVRPVPPVENPLGDDFVAPDGFDWSMITTVKLDIEVKDELNGQYNYLAEVFTTNPLSDKTATPIAAGYAKGGSNFVAEISIPKSTERIFIRQTDPKQRKEVYEFTTPENGGTLNCKLYYTGGTTTRSTTGSTSAFNAAIAAGVKELEDKTYTEEVPVIPAVPDKSDDPINQYNPNAFNDGARIVIPAGKEDNTAYRMQSGKGTIFVKGTLIVKNLTSQFDIYVLNGGKIEFIEGRTFTSFPKVVVEKGGTIETKEKFGMKNGEWFIGGTFIANADVIFEPSVTSTTIASDATITVNNGIFRPNSQVFKNFGTIIAANLTTTQGNTTEIYNAGTIEVAEELYINNTNFYNKSEVNAGTFKMNNNSNVLNQGKISTHDFDFITSTFSNYGMLLVDEQTGTFGTNNTKAASMINHYEGIVKGYRLSGGMSFYNDGFGEFTFFENKSVDMLYNSCTLIVKEKFLWTNVTLDNGSITGGKPDNLSATENNASLWKPVPEMSNSSPANYTLKNGSMIKASLYNVTNAPNYFKGEGNNPSLLQLGAVHISNRSDTHLSDLVLEIPENAFTYSNEATGINNGRWLTTGVSTTGWEESKYTFSTCGGYYNPGNPGNPDPEDPNKPDIEDKTIYTYAFEDQWPAYGDFDMNDVVISINKMTATDDNKKLTIQGNIRAIGANRKTGVGIQFLNVSNSGVVLSGKVQSGTPVFESGQNSPVVILCTNAHKYCKPNIADDDFTFYCTNPTASSEYNSGDGAEFEIVMTFPTAEEALKAMNVKNLDVFIISKETQGNVGRTEVHMAGYAPTSFGNTGLFGMANDASAYNSMLNKPKKDYYISTEGLAWGICIPGTEVWKWPKEYYMITNVYPGFKSWVINGGKTEDLDWISNHTNDIFVKP from the coding sequence ATGAAGACTCGAAACCGCTATCTCGTAATCACTGCATTAGCAGCGCCTTTACTCCTAACGGCTTGCGCAGACAATGACGTGTACGACCCTAACAAGGTTCGTCCCGTCCCCCCAGTTGAAAACCCTTTAGGCGATGATTTCGTCGCTCCCGATGGATTTGATTGGTCTATGATCACAACTGTCAAGTTAGACATCGAAGTTAAAGATGAACTGAACGGACAGTACAACTATCTGGCAGAAGTATTCACTACAAATCCGTTGTCTGACAAGACAGCAACTCCTATAGCCGCCGGTTATGCCAAAGGAGGTAGCAACTTTGTAGCAGAAATCAGCATTCCTAAGTCCACTGAACGCATTTTTATTCGTCAGACCGACCCGAAGCAACGTAAAGAAGTCTACGAATTCACCACTCCGGAGAATGGAGGAACATTAAACTGTAAACTGTATTACACAGGAGGAACCACAACAAGAAGCACTACAGGTAGTACTTCGGCTTTTAATGCTGCCATCGCTGCAGGTGTTAAAGAATTGGAAGATAAGACTTATACTGAAGAGGTTCCGGTAATTCCGGCTGTTCCGGATAAGTCAGACGATCCTATTAATCAATATAATCCTAACGCATTTAATGATGGTGCCAGAATTGTGATACCTGCAGGTAAAGAAGACAATACAGCCTACCGGATGCAAAGCGGAAAAGGAACAATTTTTGTGAAAGGAACATTAATAGTAAAGAATCTAACATCACAGTTTGATATTTATGTTTTAAACGGAGGTAAGATAGAATTCATCGAAGGCCGTACCTTTACTTCTTTTCCTAAAGTTGTTGTTGAAAAGGGAGGAACTATTGAAACCAAAGAAAAATTCGGCATGAAAAATGGCGAATGGTTCATAGGAGGAACTTTCATAGCAAATGCAGACGTGATATTTGAGCCATCAGTCACGTCAACCACAATAGCCTCCGATGCCACAATAACCGTCAACAATGGTATATTTAGACCTAACAGCCAGGTATTCAAAAATTTCGGTACTATTATAGCAGCCAATCTTACTACCACACAAGGCAATACCACCGAAATTTATAACGCCGGAACAATTGAGGTTGCTGAGGAATTATATATTAATAATACGAATTTTTATAATAAAAGTGAAGTCAATGCCGGAACATTCAAAATGAATAATAACAGTAATGTCCTGAACCAGGGTAAGATTTCAACCCATGACTTTGATTTTATAACCAGTACGTTCAGTAACTACGGAATGCTTTTGGTGGATGAGCAGACAGGAACTTTCGGTACCAATAATACCAAAGCTGCTTCCATGATCAACCATTATGAAGGAATCGTCAAAGGTTATCGATTGAGCGGAGGTATGTCCTTCTATAATGACGGTTTTGGTGAGTTCACTTTCTTCGAAAACAAATCTGTTGACATGCTTTACAACAGCTGTACACTAATTGTAAAAGAGAAGTTCCTGTGGACAAATGTAACACTTGACAATGGTTCTATCACTGGTGGAAAACCGGATAACCTCAGCGCAACTGAGAACAACGCCAGCCTGTGGAAACCGGTTCCCGAAATGTCAAATAGCAGCCCTGCAAATTATACATTGAAAAATGGCTCTATGATAAAAGCATCGTTGTATAATGTAACGAATGCCCCTAACTACTTTAAAGGAGAGGGAAACAATCCTTCTCTGTTACAACTTGGAGCCGTCCATATATCCAATCGCAGCGATACACATCTGAGCGACCTGGTTCTGGAAATTCCGGAGAATGCATTCACTTACAGTAATGAAGCTACCGGCATAAATAATGGTAGATGGCTCACTACAGGAGTGTCCACTACCGGATGGGAAGAGTCTAAGTATACCTTCTCTACTTGCGGGGGATATTACAATCCGGGTAATCCAGGTAATCCCGACCCGGAAGATCCTAACAAACCGGATATTGAAGACAAAACCATTTATACGTATGCATTTGAGGACCAATGGCCGGCTTACGGCGACTTTGATATGAATGACGTTGTTATCAGCATTAATAAGATGACCGCAACAGATGATAACAAGAAATTAACTATTCAAGGTAATATACGTGCAATCGGTGCAAACCGCAAAACCGGTGTAGGAATCCAATTCCTGAATGTAAGCAATAGCGGAGTTGTTCTTAGTGGGAAAGTACAAAGCGGTACTCCCGTTTTCGAAAGTGGTCAAAATAGTCCGGTTGTGATTCTTTGTACGAATGCGCACAAATATTGTAAACCCAATATTGCTGACGATGACTTTACGTTCTACTGTACAAATCCTACCGCAAGTAGTGAATATAACTCCGGTGATGGTGCTGAATTTGAAATTGTCATGACATTCCCGACAGCTGAAGAAGCTCTTAAAGCCATGAATGTCAAAAACCTGGATGTATTCATTATCAGCAAGGAAACCCAAGGAAATGTAGGACGTACAGAAGTACACATGGCAGGTTATGCACCTACAAGCTTTGGAAATACAGGATTATTCGGAATGGCCAATGATGCCTCTGCATATAACAGCATGCTCAATAAGCCAAAGAAAGATTATTATATCAGCACCGAAGGTTTGGCATGGGGTATTTGTATTCCCGGCACAGAAGTATGGAAGTGGCCGAAAGAATATTATATGATTACAAATGTCTATCCGGGGTTCAAAAGCTGGGTAATAAATGGCGGAAAAACAGAAGATTTAGACTGGATATCCAATCATACTAATGATATTTTCGTCAAACCCTAA
- a CDS encoding LruC domain-containing protein has product MKILKHDYLIIALATPLFFAACADNDVYDPNKVRPVAPVENPLGEDFVAPEGFDWSMISTVKLNVEVKDEFNRQYNYLVEVFTINPLSDETAVPLAAGYAKQGSNYVAEISIPKSAQHLFIRQTDPKQRKEIYQYDIPESGNTLNCKLYHSAVQSRALTASGTSGWDLINGKVKDYGEEPQTDVSGMTEHYAFETGTRDQLTNGSVYIIKQGEIFTGKLTTNGKKATVIVKGTWNMNSTPQGLDIYITEGGRVTGNPFIGDNSTLEIQKDGSINGQTFTTATNVPIKNFGTFKVSGTTKFNTSSSIYNAQDATLAVADFDFSQADITVKNFGSFSAENAGNLNTCVIYNAKGAVFTIDQDMKITSTQVLNHGMMNIGGTIQTNSNLNTIIANYSTGTIMADKLSGGALTINDNFFEVNTFDYKNHTDAILYNNCTFIAKKSFSFTQLVLDNGSITGAQKDDIWESVAINSYNEGSVILKNGSIIKATTFTCGSGLKIDAGNDKPSMVQAESITYNWTTALKGNLILAVNKEINAGPPSWEAQYTKESSVKLTKKDEAKEEIETCTGIIYEGNSGNPDPENPEQPDIEDNTVYTYAFEDQWPAYGDFDMNDVVVSINKMTITNNKKLTIQGNIHAVGANRKTGVGIQILNVSKSGVALNGKVQSGTPVFESGQSNPVVILATNAHKYCSPSIADDDFTFYNTIPSPDSRYNGDGAGFEITMTFPTAEEAIKAMNVKNLDVFIISKETQGNIGRTEVHMANYAPTSLGTTALFGMSNDASADNNMLNIPKKGYYISTEGLAWGICIPGTEVWKWPKEYKIITDVYPGFKNWVINGGKIEDLDWTSNHNNNIFMKP; this is encoded by the coding sequence ATGAAAATTCTAAAACACGATTATTTAATTATTGCCCTCGCAACTCCTTTATTCTTTGCAGCTTGCGCCGACAATGATGTGTACGACCCTAATAAAGTACGCCCTGTAGCTCCTGTTGAGAATCCTTTGGGTGAAGATTTCGTTGCCCCTGAAGGCTTCGACTGGTCGATGATCTCGACTGTCAAGTTGAACGTTGAAGTTAAAGACGAATTCAATAGACAGTACAACTATTTAGTAGAAGTATTCACCATAAATCCCTTGTCGGATGAAACAGCGGTACCGCTTGCCGCGGGTTATGCTAAGCAGGGAAGCAATTATGTAGCTGAAATCAGCATACCGAAATCAGCCCAACATCTGTTTATTCGCCAAACAGATCCTAAACAACGAAAAGAGATATACCAATACGATATTCCAGAGAGCGGCAATACACTGAATTGCAAGCTATACCATTCGGCTGTTCAAAGCCGTGCACTCACTGCCAGCGGAACCAGTGGCTGGGATTTAATCAATGGCAAAGTAAAAGATTACGGTGAAGAGCCCCAAACAGATGTCAGTGGAATGACTGAGCACTATGCCTTTGAGACAGGTACGCGAGATCAACTGACGAACGGTTCTGTATATATCATAAAACAAGGAGAAATTTTCACTGGAAAACTTACCACCAATGGTAAGAAAGCCACAGTTATTGTAAAGGGTACGTGGAACATGAATTCCACGCCTCAAGGTTTGGATATTTATATTACGGAAGGCGGTAGAGTTACCGGCAATCCATTTATTGGCGACAATTCCACTTTGGAGATACAGAAAGACGGTTCCATTAACGGCCAGACATTTACCACTGCAACCAATGTTCCCATCAAAAACTTTGGAACATTCAAGGTTAGCGGAACAACAAAATTTAATACATCCTCCAGTATATACAATGCCCAAGATGCCACTTTGGCGGTAGCAGATTTTGATTTTAGCCAAGCCGACATAACCGTAAAAAACTTCGGTTCATTCTCTGCCGAAAATGCGGGCAATCTCAACACCTGTGTAATATACAATGCGAAAGGGGCTGTATTCACCATAGATCAAGATATGAAAATCACATCTACTCAAGTTTTAAACCATGGTATGATGAATATAGGGGGAACAATCCAAACAAACAGTAATCTCAACACTATTATCGCTAATTATAGTACAGGTACGATTATGGCCGATAAATTGTCAGGAGGTGCCCTCACCATAAATGACAATTTTTTCGAAGTAAATACATTTGATTACAAAAACCACACCGATGCCATTCTATACAACAACTGTACGTTTATTGCGAAAAAGTCATTTAGTTTCACGCAGTTAGTTCTTGATAATGGCTCTATTACGGGAGCTCAAAAAGACGATATATGGGAAAGCGTCGCCATCAACTCTTATAATGAAGGTTCCGTTATACTCAAAAATGGTTCAATAATCAAAGCTACCACATTCACATGTGGAAGTGGTCTCAAAATAGACGCAGGCAACGACAAACCTTCCATGGTACAAGCTGAAAGCATCACATACAATTGGACCACTGCACTAAAGGGTAATTTGATATTGGCGGTAAATAAAGAAATCAATGCCGGTCCTCCAAGTTGGGAGGCTCAATATACAAAGGAATCATCTGTTAAACTAACCAAGAAAGATGAAGCTAAAGAAGAAATCGAAACCTGTACCGGCATCATCTACGAAGGCAATTCAGGAAATCCCGATCCGGAAAATCCCGAGCAACCGGATATAGAAGATAATACTGTTTACACTTATGCATTCGAAGACCAATGGCCTGCTTATGGTGATTTCGATATGAATGACGTTGTTGTCAGCATTAATAAGATGACCATAACTAATAATAAGAAATTAACTATTCAAGGCAATATACATGCCGTCGGAGCCAACCGCAAAACAGGCGTAGGAATCCAAATCCTGAATGTTAGCAAAAGCGGAGTTGCTCTTAATGGAAAAGTACAAAGCGGAACTCCTGTTTTCGAAAGTGGCCAAAGCAATCCGGTTGTAATCCTCGCTACTAACGCGCATAAATATTGCTCACCCAGCATTGCAGATGACGACTTCACTTTCTATAATACTATTCCAAGTCCCGATAGCAGGTATAATGGAGATGGCGCCGGGTTTGAAATCACAATGACATTCCCGACTGCTGAAGAAGCTATAAAAGCCATGAACGTTAAGAATCTGGATGTATTCATTATTAGTAAGGAAACTCAAGGAAATATTGGGCGTACAGAAGTACATATGGCCAACTACGCTCCAACCAGTTTAGGAACTACAGCACTATTTGGAATGAGCAATGATGCTTCTGCCGATAACAATATGCTCAATATACCTAAAAAGGGCTATTATATCAGTACTGAAGGTTTGGCATGGGGAATTTGTATTCCAGGTACAGAAGTATGGAAGTGGCCGAAAGAATACAAGATAATTACAGATGTTTACCCCGGATTCAAAAACTGGGTAATAAATGGTGGAAAAATAGAAGATTTAGACTGGACATCCAACCACAATAATAACATTTTTATGAAACCATAA
- a CDS encoding PleD family two-component system response regulator, giving the protein MKQILLVDDKASIGKVLSMYLGKEYDFVYCEDPLKAIDWLHEGNEPDLIISDIRMPKMTGSEFLHYLKSNELFKHIPVMMLSSEESTTERIRLLEEGAVDYILKPFNPMELKVRLKKFI; this is encoded by the coding sequence ATGAAACAGATATTATTAGTAGATGATAAAGCCTCTATAGGTAAAGTGCTCTCTATGTATTTGGGAAAAGAGTATGATTTTGTATACTGCGAAGATCCCTTGAAAGCTATCGACTGGTTACATGAAGGTAATGAACCCGACTTGATTATATCCGATATTCGTATGCCCAAAATGACCGGCTCGGAATTCCTTCATTACCTCAAAAGTAACGAACTGTTTAAACATATTCCCGTTATGATGCTTTCCAGTGAAGAAAGCACTACCGAACGTATTCGTTTGCTTGAAGAAGGAGCTGTAGACTATATTCTAAAGCCTTTTAATCCTATGGAACTGAAAGTTCGCTTAAAGAAATTCATCTAA
- a CDS encoding TolC family protein, translating to MIKKYITFISYSITIIGLFAFPTALIAQEQTMTREERIKTLELLKMEDSKWENATVGQTVKELQYEIEKLELPPLSVFLDAVTENATVKKARSQIEQVKNEYRIEKREWWNYFRLNGSYAFGRFNTLNENSETFTDWYQSTSVGTRHTFNLGATFSIGLGDIFNRPLKLKDYRYRIEQLQFSQDEVMEDRKLKILEAYNAVTEQLATIKAKAETAALYNAQIKISEYNFVQGKITITELAVERARRSGAVTIYEQARVALHNSIILLEMLTNVNIIKDKQ from the coding sequence ATGATAAAGAAATACATAACATTCATCAGCTATAGCATAACCATCATTGGCTTATTTGCTTTTCCAACAGCTCTCATTGCACAAGAGCAGACTATGACGCGTGAAGAACGTATCAAAACATTGGAGCTTTTAAAAATGGAAGATAGTAAATGGGAAAATGCAACAGTTGGACAAACAGTAAAAGAGCTTCAATATGAAATTGAAAAGTTAGAACTCCCTCCATTATCCGTTTTTTTGGATGCTGTGACAGAAAATGCCACGGTGAAAAAGGCACGTTCACAAATAGAACAAGTCAAAAATGAATATCGCATCGAAAAACGGGAATGGTGGAATTATTTCCGGTTAAACGGAAGTTATGCTTTCGGACGTTTTAACACCCTTAACGAAAACAGCGAGACATTTACAGACTGGTATCAATCAACATCTGTTGGCACCCGTCATACTTTTAATTTAGGTGCAACTTTCAGTATTGGTTTAGGTGATATATTTAATCGACCGCTAAAGTTAAAAGACTATCGCTATCGCATAGAGCAGTTACAATTTTCGCAAGACGAAGTCATGGAAGATCGTAAGCTTAAAATTTTGGAAGCCTATAACGCAGTTACAGAACAACTTGCAACCATCAAAGCAAAGGCAGAAACGGCTGCACTATATAATGCACAAATAAAGATTTCAGAATATAATTTTGTTCAAGGTAAAATAACAATTACAGAATTAGCGGTGGAACGTGCACGACGCTCTGGTGCGGTAACCATCTATGAGCAAGCACGTGTTGCCCTGCACAATTCTATTATTTTACTTGAAATGCTTACAAATGTAAATATTATCAAAGATAAACAATAA